The genomic stretch GCTCCCTTTGTAGGAGTCAATCATCATGGTCAATCTATACTTTTTGGGGCAGGATTATTGTCAAACGAAGATACAGAtacatttgtttggttgtttgagGCATGGTTGAAGTGCATGAACTACAAAGCTCCAAGTGCAATTATAACAGATCAGGATAGGGCAATGAAAAATGCAATTGAGATAGTTTTCCCAAAAACACGACATAGATATTGTCTATGGCACATTATGAGAAAAGTCACCGAAAAGCTTTCAGGATATGAGCATTATGATCAAATTAAGATGGCCCTAAATATATGTGTGTATGACTCTCCCAATGTTGATGATTTTGAGGGAAATTGGAAAAGTTTAATTGAGAGTTATGAGCTTCAGAATAACCCATGGTTGAATACGTTATATTCTGAGCGGACTTTTTGGGTGCTGGCATATATGAAAGATACGTTTTGGGCGGGAATGACTACAACGCAGCGGAGTGAAAGCATGAATTCTTTCTTTGATAATTACGTGCATGCACAAACGACTCTAAAGGAATTTGTTGATCAATTTGATAATGCTTTGAAGAAAATGGTTGAGAGGGAGGCACGTGCTGATTTTGATTGTTATAATCGCACGAGTCCTTGTGTAACAGACTTTGCTTTAGAGAAGCAGTTTCAAGATGCTTATACAAATGCAAAATTCAAAGAAGTTCAAGCAGAATTTAAGCCACGTTCGAATGTTAATAATTGTCTTCTAAAAAGTGAAGGTGCAATTTCTACATATCAAGTGATTGAAACTGATGGAAACCGCATGATGAACAAAACATTTAGTGTTTTCTTCAACACCAATGAATTGGAAGTGAAGTGTACTTGTGCATTATTTGAAGTAAGAGGAATCATATGCAGACATTCCATTTCTGTTCTACTTACGAGTGGGGTTACAATGTTGCCACCTAGATATATTCTTGATAGATGGAGGAAGGATATAAATCGAAAACATGTTTTGATTAAGAGTAGTGGTGACGTGTTGGTTAATAAATCCAATGCCCAGAGGTATGACGAATTTTGCAAGCATTGTGAAGAATTAGCATTGCTCACATCCAAGAAAGTGAAATATTTCATGGAAGCGATGAAAAGTGTTGATATGTTAACGGAGAAATACCGTGCCTTAACGTTGGTTGAGCCCAATCAATGTGATGAAGTCATTCCAATTTGTGATGAGGTACTTTTAAGTAATGAGGGCACTACGGTGCAAAGTGAGAAGGTGCTTACTCCTGTTAAGGCTACAAAGAAAGGGAGACCACGCTTCCTACGAATGGTCCCAGTTATAGAAAAAGTGACCAAAAAGTCACAAGGTAAGAAATCCCAAAGACGAAATAAGCAACAGGGCAAGAACACTGTCAACaagcaaaggaaaaagaagaaggtacaTAACCTATCTCAAGATGACCTCAACACTTCTCAAACTTCATTGCCTCATACAACACAGGTGATTAATATATGACGATTTACCTGATTTTGGGTACACATATCATTTgctcaaatatgatttttcatttgtttaatttattatgtaGGGTTCCATCAATGTGGCAGCAACAATGGTTGATCCAATGTCTGAGTTGCCAAAATTGATCAGCCAACACAAATATGAAGAAGCCTTCGTCACAGCCTTTCGAAGATGTGATGTGTCTATTGTATACTGGCTATGCTCTCAGGTTTATAAATTCATCATGTTATCTTAGTCATTAATGTTGTATATTTAAATGAAGTTGCCttaaaggttttttttgttttttgtttttccttatttaGGTTGATCTACAACATATATTGTCTATATATCCTATTCCTTTGAGCCAAGTAGTATTACTTCACCTTTTGCGGCATCTAACCTACGGTATCAATATCAATATGCCCCACACATTTGGTTGGATGATAAGCGTCGCCAATGCTATAATCCCAACAGACCCAATGATTGCAACGCAGGTGCAGCCCATCTTCAATGAAGTTTATGCCGTTCTCAACCATCGACAATACTTGCCTACGATTACTGGTGATGAGCTTTCAAGTATCCGTTCTCTGATACATGTCATTATGTCCAAGagcatgtaaaatttaatatagtttatgcctttgatgttggcattttttttagggaattGTCATGTAACTGTCTTTTTGAGAAGTTGCCATGTGACTTTGTCTTTTTGAGAAATTATCATGTAACTCTTTAAAAGGATTGTGTTGGGAGCAACGCGGAAGAGCTTTGTCATTTATGTTTATTGCATATTTCTTATTGTTTATGAAAGTTTTTTATAGGGAATGTAATGCCTTAAAGAAGACTGATAAATTCTAGTGTCCTATTTACCCCTTTTCATGCTTAAAACACCGAAACAGGACACAAAAGGAATATTTGCTTTATGCATAGCAGAGTAAGAATTTGTAAATCACTGGTGCACAACAGACCAATTtgggatcttttttttttattcgattttcttttgaatttggaTTGTCAAGGATTATTCATGATCACTATTTCAAGCTAGAGTCTGTACGAAATGCTCCATTTTGAAGCTTTGTAGTCTCGAAGGAAGAaaagagataatttttttttgagggagTGCGCTTGGTTTTGGGTGAATAGGAAACCTGCTTTACACACATGATCACTTTTGCGGGGACACTTAGCTGGTGTTTTCATAATGTTTCTAGATACCCATCTTAGAGGAGTCCACATTGTAAAACCATCATGGATCTCAAGCATTTTTGTAAATCACATTCATTTCTTGATGGGTAATGGTTGTCTTAGTTCAATTTGCAAATGACCATTTAAGACAATGTATTTACACTGTACCGACTCAAGTATACTCCATAAAATCAGTTGCTAAAAATCTCTacaaatttttgtaatattaacatagaaaaaaaaaaagatccattGAACATCATGGGGAAAATAAatggagagggagggagggagctTGGTATTTACACTGTACCGACTCaagtatatatatcttttggtTTGGTTCTTATGTGAAAAATGGGTAGGTTTAAGTCAaattgaaatgagaaaaattcaatttttttcattgtttattaaattgacatttgtgattaaaaaaataattttcacgtAAAAGAATTTCTTCCCACCATACATAGTTGAAAGGACAAAAGTTTCCTCCAATATGGTGCAAAATCAAAATGCAATCTCCAAACCGATTCAAGAAGCTGtaccaaatcaaaacaaaaggaCAAACATGCAATGGTCAGACAACATTAATTAAGCAATAATCAAACTTaacaaatatcaaatttaaacaatttaatttgGGAAATTAGAGAAATTGATCAAGTcattctcttgctttctatctACATCAAGTGTAATCTTACGAAGCAAGAACTAATGAACAAGACCATCAAATTccccaaataaattttacattaTTCCACATTTCCACCCAACCAAACAAGACCCAAAAATTTGACAACAAACGAGTTAAACGACACCGTTACATAGTCGAAGAGGTCACAGAGGCAAGAGCGACCTCCTCGTCATCGAAGCTCCAGAGATCAGCCACCATATTTTCCTGAGCAGCGTTGGGCGGTGGTGGTGGCGACTGGCCATCGTAGCACGGAATCTGATAGAACTTCATGAAGTTCTCGTACACCATCAACTCCTCAGAGAGCTTCTGCACCTCGTTCTCTTCCTCAACaaaaataattggtaatttataTCCTCAACCAAAACTATTAGTTGAGGATACAAAGTAGTGTCTGCATTTTAGAGCACATTGTTTATTAACTGGCTAAAATCTGCAACAGAATGAATGGTACAAacataaaaacagaaaactacACATAGCCCCAAGTAATCAAGAAAAacgaataaataaataagaactaTAATCTGCAAGtaataaatctttatttttccttgGTAGTGAACAAAAACTCCAAGCAAGCAATTATTCATATAGCTTGGGAAAAAACCTTTTGCATGTTTGAACACCCGAACAATGTTGTGAGTTTTAGCATCCCAAACTCGTATAATACCATCCTCCATTCCAGAAATTAATAGATTTCCACTTGCACAATATGCTAAGCAAGTAACAACCTTGCTgtacaaaaatcaaagaatgaatTTGTGAATTAAGAGATCATATAAGCTGATACTACCAGAATACAAAGTTTACTGTCACAATTTAATGAGAGGTTGCTGTCTTATGTAAAACGTGCAACAATCTTCCACTAATATACTTTGATTAATGGAatagaaaatatccaatttgatgataaataaattaggacagttgaaaaccACCAAAACTGCCAGCTTTCTCGGcatcaaaccaaacaaaaacacatcaaAGACAAGGAAGCCGAGAAAACAAAACCAGAACCCTAATCAGaagcaaaaaaaatcaataaccaCCAAAACTGTCAGCTTTCTCGGCATcgaaccaaacaaaaacacatcaaAGACAAGGAAGCcgagaaaacaaaaccaaaaccctaatcagaagaaaaaaaaaatcaataataaaaagatctaaCAGGGGGATTTGAGTTTATAAGGAAGAAGACACACCAGGATGAGATCGAAGAGGGTGGCCTGGTCGACCTTGACGAACTCGGCGTCGCAGGCCTTGAGGTCgtcggagtgagagagacagggaTGGAACcttgcgccggagtgagagagacaggagcgaCGTACGGAAAGCTTCGCCGGTGGCCGAACAACTCGCCTGAGGAGAAAGACGATGAGCGCGGGAGGGGTGCGAGAGACAGAGAGGATTTTTGGATCTGAGGTTGTGGATTTTTGGATCTGAAAGGGGGAGCGAGAGACTGAGagatgtatattttttttaaattcaaacttttatttattttttaaaaaaatgccacATAGGAGggaagttttatttattttttaaaaaaatgccatgtaggagagaagttggttttaagttgggtttgtgttgtgcctttaacattttccatatatatatatgcaccatTCAAAAAGCTAGCTGTCAACGcatcatatataataataaactaCATCGtgttattatatatttcaaagcttgtaaacaattttttttattattaatttctctctaattaattaaatagttgtTTCTACGTTACTCTTCTCTCTTATGAAAAATAGTTATTTCAAGCAGTAAATTATGTACTATATATCTCTGTACGTACGTAGATAGTAATTAatacacattaattaattaattaattagttaaatatttatctatcTTCCCTTTCTGTTAatgaattttccttcaaatcgTATGATCTCCTTCTCCTATAAAAGCAATATCATGAAGAGTGAAATCGAATATTGAGCAAGTTTTTAAATCCATAATATGTATTTGATTCCAAATTAATAATTCAGCTCGATTTTGTTAAAGTAACGgttaagttaaatttatttcttcctatcagcttaagcttttggaataccTGGTACATCGTATCAAACAAAAGGTCCTGAAATCAAACCTTGACTCTTGTCAATTCACccacattttaattaaatattacacgtgTTGAGCCACACCTATTAAAAAGAAGTTTGAGCTCAAATGTAACACGATCCtcaagcttttgggataacacGTACGTACATATGGACATGACACAATCCTCAAGCATGGAAATAATTTGTAATGTCGAAGAAAacattaatcttaattaaataggaaaggATTAAATTCAATGTCCAATTCTCTTATTATTGTAATTCATTtcagcatttttctttttaattaattgtctatatatatatatatacgttacTTTCCTATTCTTTTATAGTTCAGTTGTGCTTTAAATACTGCTCAAACAGATATTGTTAATCATATATCTTTGAACCAAAAATCGATCCAAGTTTCAagtttcatcatctttttttattgtttgtttgaaATGGAATTTAGGCCTTTTCTGATATTCATCCTCCTTGCTTTGGTCGTGGCGATGGAGTCGGAAGCTGTTAACCAGGAGAAGGTGTCGGTGAATTCTGACCATGGCGGTCGCCGTCTTGGTGAGCCGAAGTACATTACATACTGGGCCCTCTTGCAAAACTCACCAGCGCGATGTATTTTCACGCGCCGCTTGGGCTGCTACCTGCCAAGGGAACGGGCGAACCCTTACACGCGCTCTTGCTCCCTCAGGAATCATTGTGCCAGAATCACTGATTGAAGACTCAACCCGGAAGAGATAAAAcctaataaatatatatatgctgtttattgatttatatatagAGTATATGattctataataataataataataataaggtttGAATTTATCTCCTGAATTATTGCTGCCCTTTGTATCTTACGTTGTTGTGATTAAAATCTTATCCAAATTCCGGTGATCAGCATGTGTCATGATATTCAACagatgattttgttttgatttttgaattttgttttattcgttttGTCCTGGCTTTTTTGTTGAGGAcgattttttttatcttaccCTTTGGGCTAAAGCTGATTAAATCGGTGTGGGGGATTATCTCTTGCGGTTGGAAAACAAGATCAAGGGAAATATGGGCTACTTATGTTTTAAATTTAGTCTTCTTTCGGAGGCTGGAGCATATTCGTTTTATATATAACTAAAGTTGTGCATGAGTTTGCGGAAGTTGCTATCATAGATGGACTTTGATCGTAAAAATTTTCTGAatatatctatgactttgtaataaCATAGCATTTGACTATTTTGTGTTAGAGCTTTATGCTATGTAATAATAGAGATGTTATGCTCtagatattttataaataaaatttgaaagattcccgaatatatatatatatatatatatatatatatatatatatatNNNNNNNNNNNNNNNNNNNNNNNNNNNNNNNNNNNNNNNNNNNNNNNNNNNNNNNNNNNNNNNNNNNNNNNNNNNNNNNNNNNNNNNNNNNNNNNNNNNNGTAGGTGTTCCTTAAAACCAATTGATTCATAGTCAAACTCAGCCCCAATAGGACCTCGGTGGTTTCCTAATACTAATGAGGTTATGTGAGTGATTCTCCATTGCAGAGAGTCGAACCTACATCCTACTACATGTCTAATCTCATGAAAATTTCCTTAAAACCACAACCACATGccttttatttcttgaaaaagaaaaaaatgtgttgCTTCTGCTGTCTCAGTGTAGGGGATCGTATTGAGTTATAGGTATGCGgaaataagattatataagtaaattataatttatttatttaattaattgtgtcaAACCCTTTAACCATAATCTATTAATTTCGTGTCGACTTTGtaaatcgtgtcaaaaattgtcaatcatTATGTCGTGTGTCGAGTTCGAATCATATAAGACTATATTAATTAACCCTAATcatatccatttaattaaatgtgtcaaACACATCAACTCTAACTCATTAATTTATGTCGGGCTTATATTGAAATCGtaaaaaaaaactgtgatttCCTTGCAGGTGGTAGCCACTGGTGGGACTCTTGGCTCATTCTCTAGCTTtgtatttattgtttatttgtaAAGGCAGGTAAAAATAGATTGTGATAATTATTTTGAAGATAGCCCAACCTTAGCAGGTACGTTATCTCAAACTTTACTTACGCAAAATTCCACTAAATCTCATGTATTTGAGGGCAGGGAAGTCAATAATATATAGTTTAGATGTTTCAATTAAACAATTTGATTTGTGTGTGACATACAAATATATGCCATGtattaatgttaaatatattcaaattatatatcttcaatttataacattttctttctccctctaaTCTTGCAGTTAAATATTATCTTCAAAGGGAAGATTTAAGCTTTGAGATCTTCATTAGCTTGATGGGTTTGGTTTTGGAAATTGTAAATGTAATTAACCAGtttatatgtaatattttagAGCTATCTCTCTTGTAATGGGACCAACAGTACTATAGGGCACCATATGAATGTACATATCTGCACAAAATACATGTAACTATAATATAACATCCTACTTTCCATATtaattattgtaaaataaaGAGACGAAAATTCTCATTTTACCTGAAGTCTACTACTTTTTATAACAAATTATTTTACAGCTGTCTAGCACGTGTTATATCTTCATTGGAGACTTTCCCAGCAGTGAATATTCCACGTTCCACGACACCCTTTACACTTGGGATCCGGATCTCCTCCTATTATTGGAAATATGAGACCATCATATTTTTAATCTTAGCCCTTAGATAAATCTAAGAGTTTGTATTATCTCAATCTCAAACtctcaaaataaacacaaccacatttaattatatatcaaatttgaatacaaaatttaattaattaatatatatatttttttgaatagaaGCCACCCGGTGGGTGGCtgggcggccaccccatagCCTAGGGCAAATTTTTCTTTCTGCCTCCAATGGCCGCCGATCAGGCCATGAAAGCCGCAGCCAGAGATATTCTCATCTCCCCAGTACTCCTCGCAACACTGGAAAATCTCCTCTCCTTCCTCACCCCACCAGAAGATGTAGACCTTCACCTATCCAAGCAGAGGTCATCTTTGACCACTGCAGGCAGTACTATCCCAACACTCTCTTACTCAAGCTTACTGACGTCCTTCAAACCTCCGATGACTTCATTCTCTCTTGCCACTACGCCACGCGCCTCCACAGCGTTCTAGCTCGGCAGTCAACTGAGATCTCCCCCATGCTCCTGACCGAGCTCAAGGCCCGGATTTTCGCTTGCTTTCAGCAACACAGATTAACCCCCATTTACAGGAATTTGTCCAAGTCTATATCAATTGTTGCTTCTAGTGTTGAGGAATAATTTCACATTGTCTGTAAGAAATTTATGggtctaactcatctcatagAACCGATTCAAGAAGAGAGGGTTgcccattccttataaacatgctaaagatcttgtccacaagcaatgtggGATTATTCCGCAACACCCGCCCTCATGTGCATGCCAGTATTTTTCTGAATCCTTGTCACAGGGTAAGTAGTGTGGATCCCATTTGTCCTGTGGTAGGCTCTCataccataaaaaaattaatgggctTAACTCATCTTACAGAACCAGAAAAAATACCGGCCTGCACATGAGGGAGGTGCTAAGAAATAATTAtacattgcctgtggacaagaccttgggcatgtttataaagaatggacaaccctctcttattgaaccaattttatgaaatgaattagaaccacaaatttcttcatccAGGGTCTTTATCACACAACATGGAGATTGGCAGGAGCTTCTTGATTATATACTATTGTCTCTCGATTCGAATGACGATGAGGTTACCGAATCGTGTCTTTGTCTGTTTTGCGATTTGCCATTGAATACGGGTCGATTCTTGCAGCCGATGGCCGCTCCCTAGGCCTTGAGGGtggccgcgcggccaccccagccacccatggggtggcagTGAGTGGGGGTGGTGGCTTGCCGCCCCTGGGTGGCTTGTCttcaaccaaaaaatatatattaattaattaaaatttttattgaaatttgatttataattgaatgtggttgtgtttattttgagaGTTTGAGATTGAGATAATATGGACTCTTAGATTAATCTAAGGGCTAggatttgaaaattttagggTCTCATATTTCCCCATAATTAGGAGGTGATCCTGATCCATCCATCTTGATGTTCTCAAATCTCAAGTTCATGGGTTAACGGATCAAGTAATGAATATCTAAACTCCCTTGTGCAACATGTCgagtattattttttatttttaattgaataagaaaaggGTTACCGGGAAGAATCTTTCCCACTActgatccgaatggaagaaGAAGTGGGTGATTCTAAAAACGAAAATAGGGTAGGCTCCCCAGTAATagaccaaaaacaaattaaaacagcGCATAAATAAGTTAGAAAATGGGACAAATAAATGATTTGGTCCTCTCAAGGGACCACACAAGGTggttacaaaagaaaaaaggggcaCAGATTAAAGCAAGCCTATCTGAACTTCCATTTGGAACTAGCAACAACCACTGCAAAGAGGCTGAAGTCAAAAATACACGGTCATAGTCCAATGTAGGGACTACTGGTAAGAGAGGAACCACCACAAGATCGGTTACAAAAATCTCCATGAAAGATCAAAACACCAAATACCAAGGAGACAGCAACCCACAAAATCAACAagcaacaaacaacaacaaaaatagcTGCAAAatacatggaaaataaaaatacatggaaaattaaaaaaaaaaagcaggaaAAAAGCCCACTGAACAACGGTTAAAACAGAAGACATGGTGGATGGAGGGTGGTGGGAGAGCTTCTGACAATAGCTCGAAATGCATGCGGCGACTCATGGTGGCTGGAACAGGGTGATGAAGACTCCGCCGGGATGCAAGGAGGATGGGAAAGGCTCTGGTGGGGCGCATTGGATCAATGGAGGAACAGAGGCCGACAGATCTAGCTGGGACAATTCTAGAGCTGAGAACCACTGTAGAACTGGGAATGACACGACTGTAGGGGTGAAAAGAGGCTAGAGGGGGCCGACTAGGTGGGGCGGAGTGGACCGAAGGCAACAGTACGGCGACACCACTActcaggggaaaaaaaagaagaaccgAGGAGGGGGGAAGGAAATGGCCGCTCTAGACGGAGGGGAAGAGGGGAGGAAGGAGAAAGCAAAGCCTCTCCCTCCTCCCCAGAAAAGAACCGCGCGGAGGAGGAGCCTCAATGAGGAGGTGGAAATGTAGAAAGGAGGAAGAGACTTCTCtcgggagagagaagagagcgtGCAACATGTCGAGTTGAAACAAGGTTTCATGGGTTTGTGCCTTGCTTTTTCAATAGGTGTTTCAAAAGAgggtttttattaaatttgttgttggaagtcccacattgcctgggtattaaggagatagGTCATTTATAATGTGAGGGGAAAAACCTCAACTCATGAGCTAGCTTtcgggttgagttaggcccaatactcatttctaacatggtattagagcctaacccaattaattggatgTGGCCCA from Corylus avellana chromosome ca1, CavTom2PMs-1.0 encodes the following:
- the LOC132167719 gene encoding protein FAR-RED IMPAIRED RESPONSE 1-like yields the protein MDKEGEVESLYTRIPNDEDFLEQDCPQIDVDEEVEEPNVLRITCSDEELDGDESSNEELDGDEKFEETEMIGGNEKVEEPRMIGGNEKVEEPGVNHHGQSILFGAGLLSNEDTDTFVWLFEAWLKCMNYKAPSAIITDQDRAMKNAIEIVFPKTRHRYCLWHIMRKVTEKLSGYEHYDQIKMALNICVYDSPNVDDFEGNWKSLIESYELQNNPWLNTLYSERTFWVLAYMKDTFWAGMTTTQRSESMNSFFDNYVHAQTTLKEFVDQFDNALKKMVEREARADFDCYNRTSPCVTDFALEKQFQDAYTNAKFKEVQAEFKPRSNVNNCLLKSEGAISTYQVIETDGNRMMNKTFSVFFNTNELEVKCTCALFEVRGIICRHSISVLLTSGVTMLPPRYILDRWRKDINRKHVLIKSSGDVLVNKSNAQRYDEFCKHCEELALLTSKKVKYFMEAMKSVDMLTEKYRALTLVEPNQCDEVIPICDEVLLSNEGTTVQSEKVLTPVKATKKGRPRFLRMVPVIEKVTKKSQGKKSQRRNKQQGKNTVNKQRKKKKVHNLSQDDLNTSQTSLPHTTQGSINVAATMVDPMSELPKLISQHKYEEAFVTAFRRCDVSIVYWLCSQVDLQHILSIYPIPLSQVVLLHLLRHLTYGININMPHTFGWMISVANAIIPTDPMIATQVQPIFNEVYAVLNHRQYLPTITGDELSSIRSLIHVIMSKSM